A genomic stretch from Seriola aureovittata isolate HTS-2021-v1 ecotype China chromosome 13, ASM2101889v1, whole genome shotgun sequence includes:
- the mthfd1b gene encoding C-1-tetrahydrofolate synthase, cytoplasmic: protein MSAQIISGKEVSAQVRERLKKDVEQMKLQDPNFRPGLVVLQVGDRDDSNLYISMKLKAAAEIGIHATHMRLPKTATEEEILHSITEVNENSSVHGLIVQLPLGSVHKIDTEKVTNAVAPEKDVDGLTSINAGKLSRGDLGDCFIPCTPNGCMELIRQTGVSVAGKRAVVIGRSKIVGAPMHDLLLWSHATVTTCHSKTADLAGEVGKADILVVGIGKAEMVKGEWIKKGAVVIDCGINHIPDETKASGKRVVGDVHYASAREQAGFITPVPGGVGPMTVAMLMANTVLSAKRFLEGHQPGKWSISYTKLNLQKPVPSDIVISRSCVPKHIDRIAREVGLLSDEVELYGKTKAKVQLNIIKRLQSQPDGKYVVVTGITPTPLGEGKSTTTIGLVQALGAHMNVNVFACVRQPSQGPTFGIKGGAAGGGYSQVIPMEEFNLHLTGDIHAITASNNLVAAAIDARMFHESTQSDKALYNRLVPLSGGQRKFSPIQINRLKRLGIEKTDPSALTEEEITRFARLDIDPGSVTWQRVLDTNDRFLRKITIGQSPTEKGYTREAQFDITVASEIMAVLALTSSLEDMRQRLAKMVVATSRNGQPITTEDMGVSGALTVLMKDAIKPNLMQTLEGTPVFVHAGPFANIAHGNSSILADKIALKLVGPEGFVVTEAGFGADIGMEKFFNIKCRYSGLRPHVVVLVATIRALKMHGGGPTVTAGMPLPKEYVEENLELLEKGCSNMRKQIENAQHFGVPVVVAVNAFKTDTEAELDLVCSMAKAAGAFEAVRCSHWAEGGAGAVALGQAVQRASGAPSNFKFLYDLELPIADKIRIIAQKIYGADDIELLPDAQHKVELYTKQGFGNLPICMAKTHLSLSHEADKKGVPKGYILPIRDIRASVGAGFLFPLVGTMPTIPGLPTRPCFYDIDLDPETEQVNGLF from the exons ATGTCTGCTCAAATCATAAGTGGGAAAGAGGTTTCAGC GCAGGTGAGGGAGCGTCTGAAGAAGGATGTGGAGCAGATGAAGCTTCAAGACCCCAACTTCAGACCTGGTCTGGTGGTCTTACAG GTTGGAGACCGTGATGATTCAAATTTGTACATCAGCATGAAGttgaaggcagcagcagag ATTGGAATTCATGCCACACATATGAGACTTCCCAAGACGGCAAcagaagaggag aTTCTTCACAGTATCACAGAGGTGAATGAGAACTCGTCTGTCCACGGCCTCATCGTGCAGCTGCCCTTAGGCTCAGTTCACAAGATCGACACAGAGAAGGTCACCAACGCCGTGGCCCCAGAGAAGGATGTTGACGG GCTAACCAGCATAAATGCAGGGAAGCTGTCTCGCGGGGACCTGGGCGACTGCTTCATCCCCTGCACACCAAATGGCTGCATGGAGCTGATCAGACAGACTG GTGTGTCTGTGGCAGGGAAGAGAGCGGTAGTGATCGGTCGCAGTAAGATTGTGGGTGCGCCAATGCATGACCTGCTGCTGTGGAGCCACGCCACCGTCACCACCTGCCACTCTAAAACTGCTGATCTCGCTGGAGAG GTGGGAAAGGCAGACATCTTAGTTGTCGGCATCGGTAAAGCAGAGATGGTGAAAGGAGAGTGGATCAAGAAGGGAGCGGTGGTCATCGACTGTGGCATCAACCACATCCCAG atGAGACTAAAGCCAGTGGGAAGCGGGTGGTGGGTGACGTCCACTACGCCTCAGCTCGGGAGCAGGCTGGCTTCATCACCCCTGTGCCTGGCGGTGTAGGACCCATGACTGTCGCCATGCTGATGGCG aacACAGTGCTGAGTGCAAAGCGCTTCCTGGAGGGACATCAACCAGGGAAGTGGAGCATTTCTTACACCAAACTCAACCTGCAGAAGCCCGTGCCAAG TGACATTGTCATCTCTCGCTCTTGTGTGCCCAAGCACATTGACCGTATAGCAAGAGAGGTGGGCCTGCTTTCTGATGAGGTGGAACTCTATGGCAAGACCAAGGCCAAGGTCCAACTGAATATCATCAAACGCCTGCAGAGCCAACCAGATGGCAAATATGTGGTGGTCACTGG CATCACACCCACCCCTCTGGGTGAGGGAAAGAGCACGACCACCATCGGCCTGGTGCAGGCCCTGGGAGCCCACATGAACGtcaatgtgtttgcatgtgtccGACAACCTTCTCAGGGACCCACCTTTGGCATTAAAG gtggTGCTGCAGGAGGTGGATATTCTCAAGTCATTCCAATGGAAGAG tTCAACCTGCATCTCACTGGTGACATTCACGCCATCACAGCTTCCAACAACTTGGTGGCTGCTGCCATCGATGCCCGCATGTTCCACGAGTCCACACAATCTGACAAG GCTCTGTACAACCGCTTGGTGCCGCTCAGTGGAGGACAAAGGAAGTTTTCACCCATCCAGATCAACAGACTGAAA AGACTGGGCATAGAGAAGACGGATCCCTCCGCTCTGACTGAAGAAGAGATCACCCGCTTTGCCCGCCTGGACATTGACCCAGGCTCTGTCACCTGGCAGAGAG TGTTGGATACCAATGATCGATTCCTGAGGAAGATCACCATCGGCCAGTCTCCAACTGAAAAGGGATACACAAGAGAG GCCCAGTTCGACATCACGGTGGCCAGTGAAATCATGGCGGTTCTGGCCCTCACCAGCAGCCTGGAGGATATGCGTCAGCGTCTCGCCAAGATGGTCGTGGCCACCAGCCGCAACGGACAGCCCATCACCACAGAGGACATG GGTGTGAGTGGCGCTCTAACTGTGCTGATGAAAGATGCGATAAAGCCAAACCTGATGCAGACTTTGGAG GGAACCCCTGTGTTTGTCCATGCGGGCCCCTTTGCCAACATCGCCCATGGCAACTCCTCCATCCTGGCCGATAAAATAGCTTTGAAGCTGGTTGGACCTGAGGGCTTTGTGG TGACCGAGGCTGGTTTTGGTGCTGACATTGGCATGGAGAAATTCTTCAACATCAAGTGCCGCTACTCAGGCCTAAGGCCACATGTGGTTGTTTTAGTGGCTACTATCCGAGCCCTGAAGATGCACGGAGGAGGACCAACG GTTACTGCTGGGATGCCACTGCCAAAGGAATATGTGGAGGAG AACCTTGAGCTTCTGGAGAAGGGCTGCAGCAACATGAGGAAACAGATAGAGAATGCGCAGCACTTTGGTGTGCCTGTGGTGGTGGCTGTCAATGCTTTCAA GACGGACACTGAGGCTGAGCTGGACTTGGTCTGCAGCATGGCCAAAGCCGCCGGAGCCTTCGAGGCTGTGCGATGCTCCCACTGGGCTGAGGGCGGAGCTGGCGCGGTGGCCCTCGGTCAGGCCGTCCAGAGGGCCTCCGGGGCCCCCAGCAACTTTAAGTTCCTCTATGATTTAGAG CTCCCTATTGCTGATAAGATTCGAATAATTGCCCAGAAGATCTACGGAGCAGATGATATTGAGCTTCTCCCAGATGCTCAACACAAGGTGGAGCTCTACACCAAACAG GGTTTTGGCAATTTGCCAATCTGCATGGCAAAGACTCACCTGTCGCTTTCACATGAGGCAGACAAGAAGGGTGTGCCCAAAGGGTACATCCTGCCAATCCGAGACATCCGAGCCAGTGTGGGTGCTGGCTTTCTGTTCCCACTGGTTGGCACG ATGCCCACGATCCCCGGTCTGCCCACCAGGCCTTGTTTCTATGATATTGACCTGGACCCTGAGACTGAACAGGTCAATGGGCTCTTCTAA
- the c13h14orf28 gene encoding uncharacterized protein C14orf28 homolog isoform X1, translated as MESRFCVLNDTEDFQTRISNTENNLHFERSKTLFEEIRASINNNDEEDRSFWRPVLPWGGVFTIKAGRKAISCTPLYVKINLKNTCTIDGFLMILYVILRDNQGFPREVAVFLGKQFVEYFLYLMDSCDYTTVKMLWIWDRMSKRQYRSEIHQAALEIDLFGNEHENFTENLENLMSTMQESLCTNWSCPARFQEFIKITINISPPHELPHRDPIQSAVDEFFCPKLLLCSELGCDGLREFSQRVFCHGPPPFVILNMQQWKSEELSYVPYHLALCQHRYLLEGATLFNKEEHHYSAAFQIDGCWMHYDGLRSDNLILLHKPPELLLLSSLVYIRASDK; from the exons ATGGAGAGTAGATTCTGTGTTTTGAACGACACCGAAGACTTCCAAACGCGAATTTCAAACACTGAGAACAATCTCCACTTCGAAAG GTCTAAGACACTGTTTGAGGAAATCCGTGCCTCCATCAACAACAATGACGAAGAGGACCGCTCCTTCTGGAGGCCTGTGCTCCCGTGGGGTGGCGTCTTTACCATTAAGGCAGGGCGGAAGGCCATATCATGCACCCCCCTATACGTCAAAATCAACTTAAAAAACACCTGTACTATTGATGGCTTCCTCATGATCCTGTATGTGATCCTGCGGGACAACCAGGGGTTTCCCAGGGAGGTGGCCGTCTTCCTGGGCAAGCAGTTTGTGGAGTATTTCCTCTACCTGATGGACTCCTGTGATTACACCACAGTGAAGATGCTGTGGATCTGGGACAGGATGTCCAAAAGACAGTACCGCTCAGAGATCCACCAGGCTGCCCTGGAGATTGACCTGTTTGGTAATGAGCATGAGAACTTCACTGAGAACCTGGAGAACCTCATGTCCACCATGCAGGAGAGCCTGTGCACCAACTGGAGCTGTCCAGCCCGCTTCCAAGAATTCATCAAGATCACAATCAACATCAG CCCTCCTCATGAGCTGCCTCACAGAGACCCTATTCAGTCGGCTGTGGACGAGTTCTTCTGCCCCAAGCTCCTACTCTGCTCAGAACTGGG GTGTGATGGTCTGAGGGAGTTCTCTCAGAGGGTCTTCTGCCATGGACCACCACCTTTTGTCATTCTCAACATGCAGCAGTGGAAGTCAGAGGAGCTGTCCTACGTTCCTTACCACCTGGCTCTCTGTCAGCATCG GTATTTACTAGAGGGCGCCACACTCTTCAACAAGGAGGAGCATCACTACTCTGCAGCCTTCCAGATAGACGGCTGCTGGATGCACTATGACGGGTTGAGGAGCGACAATCTGATCCTGTTACACAAGCCACcagagctcctgctgctgtccTCTCTGGTCTACATCCGCGCCTCCGACAAGTGA
- the c13h14orf28 gene encoding uncharacterized protein C14orf28 homolog isoform X2, producing the protein MESRFCVLNDTEDFQTRISNTENNLHFERSKTLFEEIRASINNNDEEDRSFWRPVLPWGGVFTIKAGRKAISCTPLYVKINLKNTCTIDGFLMILYVILRDNQGFPREVAVFLGKQFVEYFLYLMDSCDYTTVKMLWIWDRMSKRQYRSEIHQAALEIDLFGNEHENFTENLENLMSTMQESLCTNWSCPARFQEFIKITINISPPHELPHRDPIQSAVDEFFCPKLLLCSELGYLLEGATLFNKEEHHYSAAFQIDGCWMHYDGLRSDNLILLHKPPELLLLSSLVYIRASDK; encoded by the exons ATGGAGAGTAGATTCTGTGTTTTGAACGACACCGAAGACTTCCAAACGCGAATTTCAAACACTGAGAACAATCTCCACTTCGAAAG GTCTAAGACACTGTTTGAGGAAATCCGTGCCTCCATCAACAACAATGACGAAGAGGACCGCTCCTTCTGGAGGCCTGTGCTCCCGTGGGGTGGCGTCTTTACCATTAAGGCAGGGCGGAAGGCCATATCATGCACCCCCCTATACGTCAAAATCAACTTAAAAAACACCTGTACTATTGATGGCTTCCTCATGATCCTGTATGTGATCCTGCGGGACAACCAGGGGTTTCCCAGGGAGGTGGCCGTCTTCCTGGGCAAGCAGTTTGTGGAGTATTTCCTCTACCTGATGGACTCCTGTGATTACACCACAGTGAAGATGCTGTGGATCTGGGACAGGATGTCCAAAAGACAGTACCGCTCAGAGATCCACCAGGCTGCCCTGGAGATTGACCTGTTTGGTAATGAGCATGAGAACTTCACTGAGAACCTGGAGAACCTCATGTCCACCATGCAGGAGAGCCTGTGCACCAACTGGAGCTGTCCAGCCCGCTTCCAAGAATTCATCAAGATCACAATCAACATCAG CCCTCCTCATGAGCTGCCTCACAGAGACCCTATTCAGTCGGCTGTGGACGAGTTCTTCTGCCCCAAGCTCCTACTCTGCTCAGAACTGGG GTATTTACTAGAGGGCGCCACACTCTTCAACAAGGAGGAGCATCACTACTCTGCAGCCTTCCAGATAGACGGCTGCTGGATGCACTATGACGGGTTGAGGAGCGACAATCTGATCCTGTTACACAAGCCACcagagctcctgctgctgtccTCTCTGGTCTACATCCGCGCCTCCGACAAGTGA
- the LOC130179762 gene encoding kelch-like protein 28 yields the protein MDQQDQSYMFASLTRPHSEQLLQGLQLLRQDHELCDIVLRVGDAKIHAHKVVLASISPYFKAMFTGNLSEKETSEVEFQCIDETALQAIVEYAYTGTVFISQETVESLLPAANLLQVKLVLKECCSFLESQLDAGNCIGISRFAETYGCHDLCLAATKFICENFEEVCQTEEFFELTRAELDEIVSNDCLKVVTEETVFYALESWIKYDVTERQQHLAQLLHCVRLPLLSVKFLTRLYEANHLIRDDHACKHLLNEALKYHFMPEHRLSYQTVLSARPRCAPKVLLAVGGKAGLFATLESMEMYFPQTDSWIGLAPLSVPRYEFGVAVLDHKVYVVGGIATHMRQGISYRRHESTVESWDPESNTWSSVERMAECRSTLGVVVLAGELYALGGYDGQYYLQSVEKYVPKLKEWQPVAPMTKSRSCFATAVLDGMVYAIGGYGPAHMNSVERYDPSKDAWEMVAPMADKRINFGVGVMLGFIFVVGGHNGVSHLSSIERYDPHQNQWTACRPMNEPRTGVGSAIVDNYLYVVGGHSGSSYLNTVQRYDPISDSWLDSSGMMYCRCNFGLTAL from the exons ATGGACCAGCAGGACCAGTCCTATATGTTTGCCAGTCTGACACGGCCTCactcagagcagctgctgcaagGCCTCCAGCTCTTGCGGCAGGATCACGAACTATGTGACATTGTCCTACGTGTGGGTGATGCCAAGATCCATGCCCACAAAGTAGTGCTGGCCAGCATCAGTCCTTACTTCAAGGCCATGTTCACGGGTAACCTGTCAGAAAAGGAGACCTCTGAGGTGGAATTCCAGTGCATCGATGAGACTGCCTTGCAG GCCATCGTTGAGTATGCCTACACTGGCACAGTGTTTATCTCCCAGGAAACAGTCGAATCTCTGCTACCAGCTGCCAACTTACTCCAGGTTAAGCTAGTACTTAAGGAGTGCTGCTCCTTCTTAGAGAGTCAGCTGGATGCTGGGAACTGTATAGGCATCTCCCGTTTTGCAGAGACATATGGCTGCCATGATCTGTGTCTGGCTGCAACCAAGTTCATCTGTGAGAACTTTGAGGAAGTTTGTCAGACAGAGGAGTTTTTTGAACTGACAAGGGCTGAGCTGGATGAAATTGTGTCCAATGATTGCCTTAAGGTGGTCACAGAGGAGACTGTATTTTACGCCCTGGAATCGTGGATCAAATATGATGTAACTGAGAGACAGCAGCATCTGgctcagctgctgcactgtgttcGCCTTCCACTCCTCAGCGTCAAATTCCTCACTCGCCTATATGAAGCCAACCACCTTATACGAGATGACCATGCATGCAAGCACCTGCTCAATGAAGCCCTCAAATATCATTTTATGCCTGAGCACCGACTTTCCTATCAGACTGTGTTGTCGGCACGGCCCAGGTGTGCTCCGAAGGTGCTGCTTGCAGTCGGAGGCAAGGCTGGACTGTTTGCCACTTTAGAAAG CATGGAGATGTATTTCCCTCAGACAGATTCGTGGATAGGACTAGCCCCTCTCAGTGTGCCACGTTATGAGTTTGGTGTAGCAGTGCTGGACCACAAGGTGTACGTGGTGGGAGGCATCGCCACACACATGAGACAGGGCATTAGCTATCGGAGACACGAGAGCACAGTGGAGAGCTGGGACCCTGAAAGCAACACCTGGTCCTCGGTGGAGCGTATGGCTGAGTGCCGCAGCACTCTAGGGGTGGTGGTCCTGGCTGGAGAGCTGTATGCCCTGGGAGGCTATGATGGCCAGTATTACCTCCAGTCAGTGGAGAAATATGTCCCCAAGTTGAAGGAGTGGCAGCCAGTGGCACCGATGACAAAGTCCCGCAGCTGCTTTGCCACAGCTGTGCTGGATGGCATGGTGTACGCTATTGGAGGCTATGGCCCAGCCCACATGAACAG CGTGGAGCGGTACGACCCCAGCAAGGATGCCTGGGAAATGGTAGCTCCCATGGCAGATAAGAGGATCAACTTTGGAGTGGGCGTCATGCTCGGCTTCATATTTGTGGTGGGTGGACACAATGGAGTGTCGCACCTGTCCAGCATTGAGAGGTATGATCCGCACCAGAATCAGTGGACAGCCTGTCGGCCAATGAACGAACCACGCACAG GTGTGGGCTCTGCCATCGTGGACAACTACCTCTATGTGGTGGGAGGTCACTCTGGTTCGTCCTACCTGAACACTGTCCAACGCTATGACCCCATCTCAGACAGCTGGTTGGACTCGAGCGGGATGATGTACTGCCGTTGTAACTTTGGTCTGACTGCCCTTTGA